The following coding sequences are from one Ctenopharyngodon idella isolate HZGC_01 chromosome 17, HZGC01, whole genome shotgun sequence window:
- the ppp1r3ca gene encoding protein phosphatase 1, regulatory subunit 3Ca, with product MSSTRVLHILSPPMPGPVMPAEVAVQLYITHSPPLRNFLSSYEDYRTRNLVKTCYKPLRPCLSSSAHLEPHCLGWQNPKSKAKKKVVFADSKGMSLTAVHVFSTFDNREPVTSELQFDLEDVEDVTATLHINSVQSRILDFPQPAADYLDFRSRLLKNLVCLENCTLQERALTGTIKVRNVAYEKSVHVRITFDTWKSFQDVECTFMNNVYGCQDTDTFSFAIELPGYVAPQNKVEFCISYTTGEQTYWDNNDGKNYGLVSTSWQQNNKWNSSTQGKKPNESRKFVRKAQDNEVYKCKSPTQSNGIFPNWQSWGSIAISSPYW from the exons ATGAGTTCCACAAG AGTTCTTCATATCCTCAGTCCCCCAATGCCGGGTCCAGTTATGCCCGCGGAGGTGGCTGTGCAGCTGTACATTACTCATTCTCCCCCACTACGCAACTTCCTAAGCTCTTATGAAGACTACAGGACTCGCAACCTGGTCAAAACCTGCTACAAACCCCTGCGGCCCTGCTTGAGCTCCAGTGCCCACCTGGAGCCCCACTGTCTGGGCTGGCAGAATCCAAAATCCAAGGCCAAGAAGAAGGTTGTGTTTGCCGATTCAAAGGGTATGTCGTTAACAGCGGTGCATGTCTTCTCTACTTTCGATAATAGAGAACCCGTTACATCCGAACTGCAGTTTGACCTGGAAGACGTAGAGGACGTCACAGCCACTCTCCATATAAATTCAGTTCAGAGCAGAATTCTAGACTTTCCGCAGCCAGCGGCAGACTATCTGGATTTCCGTAGTCGGTTGCTGAAGAATTTGGTTTGCTTGGAGAACTGTACTCTACAGGAGCGGGCCCTCACCGGCACGATCAAAGTGCGCAACGTGGCCTACGAGAAGTCTGTTCATGTGCGGATCACTTTCGACACCTGGAAAAGCTTCCAGGATGTGGAATGCACATTTATGAATAATGTCTATGGTTGCCAGGATACAGACACATTCTCGTTTGCCATTGAATTACCTGGGTATGTGGCACCTCAGAATAAGGTAGAATTCTGCATCAGCTACACAACTGGAGAGCAGACCTACTGGGACAACAATGATGGCAAAAACTATGGACTGGTCTCAACATCTTggcaacaaaacaataaatggAATTCCTCAACGCAGGGGAAGAAACCAAATGAATCCAGGAAATTTGTCAGGAAAGCACAAGACAATGaagtttataaatgtaaaagtcCTACACAATCCAATGGCATTTTTCCAAATTGGCAGAGTTGGGGGAGCATTGCAATCAGCAGCCCCTACTGGTGA
- the fgfbp3 gene encoding fibroblast growth factor-binding protein 1, giving the protein MQGQSLLFTFSLLFLLLSFSEAKKKSKQPSDAVAGSESTAINPLLGSGQLSTKDGHRCTWETLERGANILLQVSCSASAEDGLRTPYTCQFAGKPQECSVYSTQSSQYWKQVVSKLKKRKNACEGEKVLKTRLCKKAPSASHMKLTERSGEETTTHISEGKQEESKLKTEAPVRKEKEVQKDKEEEVKKEEDEGFGELLNDGVSDMEPAVSYCGEGWHSVCSFFVKFFDG; this is encoded by the coding sequence ATGCAAGGGCAGAGTCTTCTGTTCACCTTTTCCCTCCTTTTCCTCCTCCTATCATTCTCTGAGGCAAAAAAGAAGTCCAAGCAACCATCAGATGCAGTGGCTGGATCAGAAAGTACGGCCATAAATCCCTTACTAGGGTCGGGTCAACTAAGCACTAAGGATGGGCATCGCTGCACCTGGGAGACGCTAGAGAGAGGAGCTAACATCCTGCTCCAGGTGAGCTGCTCTGCCTCTGCGGAGGACGGGCTCAGAACTCCCTACACATGCCAGTTTGCTGGAAAACCTCAGGAATGCTCTGTGTACAGCACCCAGTCCTCCCAGTACTGGAAACAAGTGGTGAGCAAACTGAAGAAGCGAAAGAACGCTTGCGAGGGGGAGAAAGTCCTGAAAACACGGCTGTGTAAGAAAGCGCCCAGCGCATCTCACATGAAACTAACAGAGAGAAGCGGAGAAGAGACGACCACACACATTAGCGAAGGAAAGCAAGAAGAGAGCAAGCTCAAAACAGAGGCGCCCGtgaggaaagaaaaagaagtacaGAAAGATAAGGAAGAGGAGGTGAAGAAAGAAGAGGATGAAGGGTTCGGAGAACTACTGAATGATGGAGTCTCAGACATGGAGCCTGCTGTGAGCTACTGCGGAGAGGGATGGCATTCTGTATGCAGCTTTTTTGTCAAGTTTTTTGAtggttaa